The proteins below come from a single Natrinema sp. SYSU A 869 genomic window:
- a CDS encoding metal ABC transporter permease codes for MNQSRSLRRRLELVGIGLTAILAVAMICLLAVDALRSYPIADGAYDQARIAGWWLDYYLGTNVFSHPFMWRSIATGILIGVVAPLVGTYLVHREMALIGETLAHTAFAGVAVGLLVNSITGWNGSLMLVALVVGVLGALGVQWLIERTDTYGDVPIAIMLTGSFAVGTLLISYDRTTGINVRDYLFGSISVVTPSGARLMAVISVLVVVVIVATYKQLLFITFDEQAARVARLNVTWYNTLLIVMTAIVVVGAMQILGVILVAAMLVVPVAAATQIAHSFRETLLLSILFGQVSVIGGFAFSISQGLPTGGSIVVVAIACYLLAILASSRSAAAISTH; via the coding sequence ATGAATCAGTCCAGATCCCTCCGACGGCGGCTCGAGCTTGTCGGTATCGGACTGACTGCTATCCTCGCGGTCGCGATGATCTGCCTGCTCGCCGTCGATGCGTTGCGATCCTACCCCATCGCAGACGGCGCATACGACCAGGCCCGGATCGCGGGCTGGTGGCTCGATTACTATCTCGGGACGAACGTCTTCTCCCATCCGTTCATGTGGCGATCGATCGCGACGGGGATTCTGATCGGGGTCGTCGCGCCGCTGGTCGGCACCTATCTCGTCCACCGCGAGATGGCCCTGATCGGCGAGACGCTGGCCCACACGGCCTTCGCCGGGGTCGCGGTTGGCCTCCTCGTGAATTCGATAACGGGCTGGAACGGTTCGTTAATGCTCGTCGCGCTGGTCGTGGGTGTTCTCGGCGCACTCGGCGTTCAGTGGCTGATCGAGCGAACCGACACCTACGGCGACGTGCCGATCGCGATCATGCTGACCGGCAGCTTCGCAGTCGGCACACTCCTCATCAGTTACGACCGGACGACCGGGATCAACGTCCGGGACTATCTCTTCGGTAGCATCTCCGTGGTCACCCCGTCGGGAGCGCGACTGATGGCCGTTATCAGCGTTCTCGTCGTCGTCGTCATCGTTGCAACGTACAAGCAACTGCTCTTCATCACCTTCGACGAGCAGGCCGCCCGCGTCGCGCGGCTCAACGTGACCTGGTACAACACCCTGCTGATCGTGATGACGGCGATCGTCGTCGTCGGCGCGATGCAAATCCTCGGCGTCATTCTTGTCGCCGCGATGCTCGTCGTCCCCGTCGCGGCCGCCACCCAGATCGCCCACAGCTTCCGGGAGACACTCTTGCTCTCGATCCTCTTCGGGCAGGTGTCGGTCATCGGCGGCTTCGCGTTCTCGATCTCGCAGGGGCTGCCCACCGGCGGCTCGATCGTCGTCGTCGCCATCGCCTGTTACCTGCTCGCGATCCTCGCCTCGAGCCGGTCGGCGGCCGCCATTTCGACGCACTAA
- a CDS encoding metal ABC transporter ATP-binding protein produces the protein MTVVTLENVTFAYGEQPAVKDVSLTVEEGDFLGLVGPNGSGKTTLLHLMLGLHSPDSGSIELFGEPVSAFDDGERIGYVSQQATSRGGSMPVTVREAVTMGRFAHVGHGRLTDEDRATVDDALETVGITELADRQVNQLSGGQRQRAYIARALASEADLLALDEPTVGVDAESRDAFYQLLESLNASGITIILIEHDIGVVTDRANRIACINTELYHHGDTESFVESDALTEAYGATGQVVHHHH, from the coding sequence GTGACCGTCGTAACTCTCGAGAATGTGACGTTTGCCTACGGCGAGCAGCCGGCCGTCAAGGACGTCTCGCTGACGGTCGAGGAGGGGGACTTTCTAGGCTTGGTCGGTCCCAACGGGTCAGGGAAGACGACCCTCCTACATCTCATGCTCGGCCTGCACAGTCCCGACAGCGGCTCGATCGAACTCTTCGGCGAGCCGGTCTCCGCGTTTGACGACGGCGAACGGATCGGCTACGTCTCCCAGCAGGCGACCAGCCGCGGCGGTTCGATGCCGGTCACCGTCCGCGAGGCCGTCACCATGGGCCGGTTCGCCCACGTGGGCCACGGACGGCTGACCGACGAGGACCGCGCGACCGTCGACGACGCACTCGAGACGGTCGGTATCACCGAACTGGCCGACCGACAGGTCAACCAACTCTCGGGCGGCCAGCGCCAGCGAGCCTACATCGCACGCGCACTGGCCTCCGAGGCAGACCTGCTGGCGTTAGACGAGCCGACCGTCGGCGTCGACGCCGAGTCCCGCGACGCGTTCTACCAGTTGCTCGAGTCGCTCAACGCGTCGGGGATCACGATCATCCTGATCGAACACGATATCGGCGTCGTCACGGACCGTGCGAATCGAATCGCCTGTATCAACACGGAACTCTACCACCACGGTGACACTGAATCGTTCGTCGAAAGCGACGCCTTGACTGAGGCCTACGGCGCGACGGGCCAGGTCGTCCATCACCACCACTGA
- a CDS encoding metal ABC transporter substrate-binding protein, whose protein sequence is MNLTRRALVRAGAGAATAGTIAGCLDDVGSATTGLDTGYAAFFTLWDWTEQVSGDAISFENPVGTGEAGHGWSPSGDLTREIADSGAFIYFDTPEFSWAQDIAATLEADYDTVTVIDGLSGLDDQLLGWDHEVDAGGHENGNDSHDGDSESHDHNDEDGHEGEHDHDPSSFDPHVWLDPVLARDIVDTIAQGLADADPDNAETYETNADEYTSELESLDQQFEDLIDAADRQIAVFAGHDSFTYLQERYGFEIHTPVGVSAQADPSHSDIAETINLVDEEGIETILYDPFNAPDGSYQLVENILDGSDATDAMPLTHLSGTLAKWNEQGWGYREQMEEINVPAFREALGAQ, encoded by the coding sequence ATGAATCTGACACGACGCGCGCTGGTGAGGGCGGGTGCCGGCGCGGCCACTGCCGGCACTATCGCCGGGTGTCTTGACGACGTCGGCAGTGCGACCACGGGCCTCGATACCGGCTACGCCGCCTTCTTTACGCTCTGGGACTGGACCGAGCAGGTCAGCGGCGACGCGATCAGCTTCGAGAATCCGGTCGGGACCGGTGAAGCTGGACACGGCTGGTCGCCAAGCGGTGACCTCACTCGAGAGATCGCGGATTCCGGTGCGTTCATCTACTTCGATACGCCCGAGTTCTCGTGGGCGCAGGACATCGCGGCGACGCTCGAGGCCGACTACGACACGGTCACCGTCATCGACGGACTCAGCGGGCTCGACGACCAGCTGCTCGGCTGGGATCACGAGGTCGATGCTGGGGGCCATGAGAACGGAAACGACAGCCACGACGGCGACAGTGAATCTCACGATCACAACGACGAGGATGGCCACGAGGGCGAGCACGACCACGATCCCTCGTCGTTCGACCCGCACGTCTGGCTCGATCCCGTCCTCGCACGGGATATCGTCGATACCATCGCACAGGGGCTCGCCGACGCCGACCCGGACAACGCCGAGACCTACGAGACCAACGCCGACGAGTACACGTCGGAACTCGAGTCGCTCGACCAGCAGTTCGAAGACCTGATCGACGCAGCCGATCGTCAAATCGCCGTCTTCGCCGGCCACGACTCGTTTACCTATCTGCAGGAGCGATACGGGTTCGAGATCCACACGCCCGTAGGCGTCTCTGCGCAGGCCGATCCGAGCCACAGTGATATCGCGGAAACGATCAATTTGGTCGACGAGGAGGGGATCGAGACGATCCTTTACGACCCGTTCAACGCGCCCGACGGATCGTATCAACTGGTCGAAAACATCCTCGATGGCAGCGACGCTACCGACGCGATGCCGTTGACCCACCTCTCGGGCACCCTCGCGAAGTGGAACGAGCAGGGCTGGGGCTACCGTGAACAAATGGAAGAAATAAACGTCCCCGCGTTCAGAGAAGCACTAGGCGCACAGTGA
- a CDS encoding cupin domain-containing protein — MTYRKVNYEDVEQVSSAMHVLSDPLETEQVGVTVARCDPGWNSKPHDHTDNDHEEVYVLIEGTAMVVVDDEPIAMETGDALWIPPESTRQIRNGDHESAFVLVSAPSIADEDGDDEWSLSGFAG, encoded by the coding sequence ATGACATACCGAAAGGTCAACTACGAGGATGTCGAGCAGGTCTCGAGCGCGATGCATGTTCTCAGCGATCCCCTCGAGACCGAGCAGGTGGGGGTTACGGTGGCCCGTTGCGACCCCGGCTGGAACAGCAAGCCTCACGATCACACCGACAACGACCACGAGGAGGTGTACGTCCTCATCGAGGGAACGGCGATGGTCGTCGTCGACGACGAACCGATCGCAATGGAGACCGGTGACGCGCTGTGGATCCCGCCCGAATCGACGCGCCAGATCCGCAACGGCGACCACGAGAGCGCGTTCGTCCTCGTGAGCGCGCCGAGTATCGCGGACGAAGACGGCGACGACGAGTGGTCGCTCTCCGGCTTCGCCGGCTAG
- a CDS encoding acyl-CoA dehydrogenase, giving the protein MELLDESIVPEHARDVKAEAREFAQEHIRPNAQEYFQSGEYPEEILEAGRKADLVAQDIPEEWGGRGLDLAQLLALTEEFYRADAGIALTLQLASFGCEITYEHGTDEQCEEYVQPVAEGEQRSGLAVSEPDTGSDLAGMQTTAEKEGDEYVINGEKYWIGNGVEADWITLYARTGDDDDSRYGNHSMFIVPTDTDGYEAEHIPEKMAMRASKQAHIEFDDCRIPEENLIGSEGDGFMLLADFFNHGRVAVAGHGLGIAAAAIEEAWEFTHDREEFGRTISDFQSVQHGLADMLVEFESARTLVWRAREKVATEDNAGYWAAMAKTKATETAVDVAEQGMQFHGGRSILDERRIARVYRDARIPVIYEGANEIQRNLIYGQAP; this is encoded by the coding sequence ATGGAACTACTCGACGAAAGCATCGTCCCGGAGCACGCACGCGACGTCAAGGCTGAGGCCCGCGAGTTCGCACAGGAACACATCCGACCCAACGCACAGGAGTACTTCCAATCGGGCGAGTATCCCGAGGAGATCCTCGAGGCAGGCCGGAAAGCCGATCTCGTCGCACAGGACATCCCGGAGGAGTGGGGCGGTCGGGGACTCGATCTGGCGCAGTTGCTCGCGCTCACGGAGGAGTTCTACCGGGCCGACGCGGGGATCGCGCTGACGCTGCAGTTGGCGAGTTTCGGCTGTGAGATTACCTACGAGCACGGGACGGACGAACAGTGTGAGGAGTACGTTCAGCCGGTCGCAGAGGGCGAGCAGCGCTCCGGGCTCGCAGTCTCCGAACCCGACACGGGCAGCGACCTCGCGGGGATGCAGACCACGGCCGAGAAGGAGGGCGACGAGTACGTCATTAACGGCGAGAAGTACTGGATCGGCAACGGCGTCGAGGCGGACTGGATTACGCTCTACGCGCGTACCGGTGATGACGATGACAGTCGCTACGGTAACCACTCGATGTTCATCGTCCCGACGGATACCGACGGCTACGAGGCCGAGCACATCCCCGAGAAGATGGCGATGCGCGCCTCGAAGCAGGCCCACATCGAGTTCGACGACTGCCGAATCCCAGAGGAGAACCTGATCGGCTCGGAGGGTGACGGCTTCATGCTGCTCGCGGACTTCTTCAATCACGGTCGCGTCGCCGTCGCCGGCCACGGCCTCGGCATCGCCGCGGCCGCCATCGAGGAAGCCTGGGAGTTTACCCACGACCGCGAGGAGTTCGGGCGGACGATCAGCGACTTCCAGTCCGTCCAGCACGGCCTCGCGGACATGCTGGTCGAGTTCGAGAGCGCCCGGACGCTCGTCTGGCGCGCCCGCGAGAAGGTCGCGACCGAGGACAACGCCGGCTACTGGGCCGCGATGGCGAAGACGAAGGCGACGGAAACGGCGGTCGACGTCGCCGAGCAGGGGATGCAGTTCCACGGCGGCCGCTCGATTCTCGACGAGCGTCGGATCGCTCGCGTCTACCGCGACGCACGGATTCCGGTCATCTACGAGGGGGCGAACGAAATTCAGCGCAACCTGATTTACGGTCAGGCACCCTGA
- a CDS encoding PAS domain S-box protein, translating into MSRPRVLCVSSDRSTRASITLSLTDAPVDVIIAQRFVDAVDRLNHESIDAVVIDARTIANAAALVDTVDAATPTFVYQETDGDTGAVLTRVNTRAADADSTTQLANTITEGIAAGTGAEMPTEIEDDADGSATADGTVAADRELPDDLERLVSRVRSRLVDATSPLTVERVLREELMDGDRFAFVWIGEYDRGERAIIPWLSDPEALEWPLQRPFDIGTGDQPLLERVIRTRTLQIRQYDETDGAAVPFGDRAVEQGVQSVAAVPLAAHGDMYGVAVIYATDPLSEHEREAVQAVTEAASHVLETIAIRGRLEQQERTLHRYERLVETAGDGMYVLDNAGHIMTVNDAILEMTGYSREGLLGEHASILFDHEDVEAGEAIIRSLLKSGGSTDTLELTVETKAGETISCEAQIAILVPDGEFRGSVGVLRDVTERKRQERKLHERNERLDAFTRIVSHDLRNPLGVAQGYLELLEETGDPTYAEKTRNGLDRMESIIEDVLAIAREGEWAADTDPVDLESIAREAWDHVSTAETTLSVTETMTLAADRSRLLRLLENCFRNSIEHGETTETVRVRPLESDERTDETQGFFIEDDGEGLPAELRDEIFDPSASTSTEGLGIGLWIVREVATGHGWSVVATESDTGGARFEFEIGAQFSD; encoded by the coding sequence ATGAGCCGGCCACGCGTACTCTGTGTGAGCAGCGATCGCTCGACGCGAGCGTCGATCACACTGTCGCTGACGGACGCACCCGTCGATGTCATCATTGCGCAACGATTCGTCGATGCGGTCGACCGACTCAACCACGAGTCGATCGACGCGGTCGTCATCGATGCGAGAACGATCGCGAACGCCGCGGCGCTCGTTGACACCGTCGACGCAGCGACGCCGACGTTCGTCTACCAGGAAACTGACGGCGATACCGGTGCCGTGCTGACACGGGTCAACACTCGAGCGGCCGACGCCGATTCGACGACGCAACTGGCGAACACGATCACTGAGGGCATCGCGGCCGGGACGGGTGCCGAAATGCCGACCGAAATCGAGGACGACGCCGACGGTAGCGCCACGGCCGATGGGACCGTCGCGGCGGATCGAGAGCTTCCCGACGACCTCGAGCGACTCGTGAGTCGGGTCCGGAGCCGACTGGTCGACGCTACGTCGCCGCTGACCGTCGAACGGGTGCTCCGTGAGGAACTGATGGACGGCGATCGGTTCGCGTTCGTCTGGATCGGCGAGTACGACCGCGGCGAACGAGCGATCATTCCGTGGCTGTCCGATCCCGAGGCCCTGGAGTGGCCGCTCCAGCGACCGTTCGATATCGGCACCGGCGACCAGCCGCTGCTCGAACGCGTCATCCGCACCCGAACCCTCCAGATCCGGCAATATGACGAGACGGACGGTGCTGCCGTCCCGTTCGGAGATCGCGCAGTCGAGCAGGGCGTTCAGTCGGTCGCCGCCGTCCCGCTCGCCGCACACGGTGACATGTACGGCGTCGCCGTCATCTACGCGACGGACCCGCTCTCCGAGCACGAACGGGAGGCGGTTCAGGCGGTCACCGAGGCTGCGTCCCACGTCCTCGAGACGATCGCGATCCGCGGCCGACTCGAACAACAGGAACGAACGCTCCACCGGTATGAGCGACTCGTCGAGACGGCCGGTGACGGAATGTACGTGCTGGACAACGCGGGCCACATCATGACCGTCAACGACGCGATCCTCGAGATGACCGGCTACAGCCGTGAGGGACTGCTCGGCGAGCACGCGTCGATCCTGTTCGATCACGAGGACGTCGAGGCCGGCGAGGCGATCATCCGATCGCTCCTCAAAAGCGGCGGGAGTACCGACACGCTCGAACTGACGGTCGAGACGAAGGCCGGAGAGACGATTTCCTGCGAGGCCCAAATCGCCATCCTCGTCCCCGACGGGGAGTTCCGCGGCTCCGTCGGGGTGCTTCGGGACGTCACCGAACGGAAACGCCAGGAACGGAAACTCCACGAACGCAACGAGCGACTCGACGCCTTCACACGAATCGTCAGCCACGACCTCCGGAACCCGCTCGGCGTCGCACAGGGCTATCTCGAGCTGCTCGAGGAGACCGGCGACCCCACCTACGCCGAGAAGACTCGCAACGGACTCGACCGGATGGAGTCGATCATCGAGGACGTATTGGCCATCGCCCGCGAGGGAGAATGGGCGGCCGACACCGATCCCGTCGACCTCGAATCGATCGCTCGCGAGGCGTGGGATCACGTCTCGACGGCGGAGACGACGCTGTCGGTCACGGAGACGATGACGCTCGCGGCCGACCGCTCGCGACTCTTGCGACTCCTCGAGAACTGTTTCCGCAATAGTATCGAACACGGCGAGACGACCGAGACCGTTCGCGTCAGGCCTCTCGAGAGCGACGAGCGAACTGACGAGACGCAGGGGTTCTTCATCGAGGACGACGGCGAGGGGCTCCCTGCGGAACTCCGAGACGAAATCTTCGATCCGTCCGCGTCCACCTCCACGGAAGGGTTAGGAATCGGCCTCTGGATTGTCAGAGAAGTCGCTACCGGACACGGGTGGTCGGTCGTTGCGACGGAGAGCGATACCGGAGGGGCACGCTTCGAGTTCGAAATCGGCGCTCAGTTCTCGGACTGA
- a CDS encoding HalX domain-containing protein has protein sequence MSDGPEVLVVDDEARLADLFAAWLQDGWAVETAYDGEEALESMADSVEVVLLDRRMPGLSGDEVLERIREQGYDTRVVMVTAVDPDFDIIEMGFDDYLVKPVSKDELVEMVEDVADRSDYESDIQEYYALVSKKALLESEKADRELADNEEYQELHDRVAELEQRVNETVSGMSSHDDFVGAFQDLQSEN, from the coding sequence ATGAGTGACGGGCCCGAGGTGCTCGTCGTCGACGACGAAGCTCGACTCGCGGACCTGTTCGCCGCGTGGCTACAGGATGGGTGGGCCGTCGAGACGGCGTACGACGGAGAGGAAGCACTCGAGAGCATGGCAGACTCCGTCGAGGTCGTTCTGCTAGACCGACGGATGCCGGGACTCTCCGGTGATGAAGTGCTCGAGCGAATCCGCGAGCAGGGATACGATACGCGGGTCGTCATGGTGACGGCGGTCGATCCCGACTTCGATATCATCGAGATGGGCTTCGACGACTACCTGGTCAAACCGGTCTCGAAGGACGAACTCGTCGAGATGGTCGAGGACGTCGCCGACCGGTCGGACTACGAATCCGACATTCAGGAGTACTATGCGCTCGTCTCGAAGAAGGCATTACTGGAGTCGGAGAAGGCCGATCGGGAACTCGCGGACAACGAGGAGTACCAGGAGCTCCACGACCGGGTTGCGGAGCTCGAGCAGCGAGTCAATGAGACGGTTTCCGGCATGTCCTCCCACGACGACTTCGTCGGCGCGTTCCAGGACCTTCAGTCCGAGAACTGA